The segment TCTTTCCTGGTCAAATACAAAAAAGTGAGGAGTCCTCAAAGCACCGTATTGAATTGCCGTTTCCTGGCTCTCGTCATGCAGATATGCCCAGGGAAACCGGTATTGCTGCATACGCCGGATCATATGATCAAAATCATCCTCGCGGTATGTGTTGGCACTGTTTGAATTAATGGCTACAAATCCGACGCCCTGCGGATTGAATTTTTCTGCGGTCTGCCGTGTAATCTCATCGGAACCCAACACATAGGGACAATGATTGCATGTGAAGAAAACCACAAGGTATTTATAAGTACTGAAGTGTTTAAGTTCATATAATTTCCCGTCAGTACCCTTTAACCTGAAATCGGGAGCAGTCTGTCCAAGTTGCAGTGTGAAACTCATAATTTTAAAAATTTCACGGTATAACAATTTTTTGTATCCAAATGTTTATGAAGCATCTAAATGATCCTGAGATCAGACATACATGATTTTATTTTCTCAAAAGACCGTTCAATGTTGTTGTCAAGTCCGATTGAAAACCGGATTAAGCCTTCACAAAGTCCCATCTCACGCTGCAATTCTTCGGGAACTTCGGAAGAAGTGCTCTTACCCGAGTTACTGAATAACGTTTTAAAGTATCCAAGGCTCACAGCAAGGTATCCTACGCCCTGGAGCTGGAGGTTTTTCATGAGTTCATTGGCAATATGGGATGTCTCGAGTTCAAGAACAACCATTCCGCCATAACCATATCCCTTATTCAGCATGCTGTTAAACAAATTATACTGAGGATGACCCGGTAAACCGGGATATCCGACCTTCAGACCCAGCTTTTTCATTTCGGTAGCCACATACATGGCATTGTGCCCGTGCTGCCTGATTCTTACATGCAATGTGTGCAGGTTTTTCCAGATAGATGAGGAGCGCATCGGATCAAGCACCGGTCCGAGCAACATGGCAGTTCCGTCATTCACATTTGAAAGGCTGTCAATGAACTCCCGGCTTCCGCAAATAGCCCCGGCAACACAATCGTTTTTGCCGTTTATGAATTTAGTCATACTGTACACGGTGATATCCGCACCAAGC is part of the Bacteroidales bacterium genome and harbors:
- a CDS encoding thioredoxin family protein — translated: MSFTLQLGQTAPDFRLKGTDGKLYELKHFSTYKYLVVFFTCNHCPYVLGSDEITRQTAEKFNPQGVGFVAINSNSANTYREDDFDHMIRRMQQYRFPWAYLHDESQETAIQYGALRTPHFFVFDQERKLVYTGRALDNPRDAAQSTVNDLDRVLTELTSGSEISVKLTNPIGCTIKWEGKDKHWMPEEARDLV
- a CDS encoding aminotransferase class V-fold PLP-dependent enzyme; amino-acid sequence: MKNTFDPATRIQDMLQFDEFGGVNPGITDSSTFTFMDPETMTETFLGHTEGCFLYSRHWNPSNKYLADALASMEDTESAWVTSSGMAAITCSILQCCKAGDHIITSVTTYGGTYAFLKNYLPRFNIQVTFVDITNLDSVRKAIRPNTRLIYTESMTNPLLQISDIPSLAQIAHDSNVLLMVDNTFCPMMLTPARLGADITVYSMTKFINGKNDCVAGAICGSREFIDSLSNVNDGTAMLLGPVLDPMRSSSIWKNLHTLHVRIRQHGHNAMYVATEMKKLGLKVGYPGLPGHPQYNLFNSMLNKGYGYGGMVVLELETSHIANELMKNLQLQGVGYLAVSLGYFKTLFSNSGKSTSSEVPEELQREMGLCEGLIRFSIGLDNNIERSFEKIKSCMSDLRII